The Anguilla rostrata isolate EN2019 chromosome 18, ASM1855537v3, whole genome shotgun sequence genome has a window encoding:
- the fbxo28 gene encoding F-box only protein 28 yields the protein MAAVEERVERGTGALDSDSVSPRLSTPPPDQPHQNNPLLGLPIVAIETILNFLSYDEISLLRLVCKRMDMICQRMLNQGFLRVERYHSLCQKQVKAQLPRRESERRNHSLARHADILAAVETRLSLLNMTFMKYVDSNLCCFIPGKVIDEIYRVLRYVNSTRAPQRAHEVLQELRDISSMAMEYFDEKIVPILKKKLPGADLSGRLIGSTPVAGPSTSLTTMSLLAKNTPSRSEMTKVQQQVKVNGASMTALRREMSEVRVKQLEQQKQLQDQEQKLLEQTQVIGEQNVRLAEMERKLRELMDSAVGGGAGGGPASSSSSSSSSSANAVVSAAGAAAAAVGADGPPNKRTRKSPDSPRQSKRLRSKK from the exons ATGGCGGCTGTAGAAGAGCGAGTGGAGAGGGGTACCGGAGCGCTAGATTCCGATTCGGTTTCACCCAGATTATCCACTCCTCCACCGGATCAGCCTCACCAGAACAACCCGCTCTTGGGACTTCCCATCGTGGCGATCGAGACCATTCTAAATTTCTTGTCTTACGACGAAATCAGTCTGCTGCGATTG GTGTGCAAGCGGATGGACATGATCTGCCAGCGCATGCTGAACCAGGGCTTCCTCAGGGTGGAGCGCTACCACAGCCTGTGCCAGAAGCAGGTCAAAGCCCAGCTGCCCAG GCGGGAGTCGGAGCGGAGGAACCACTCGCTGGCTCGCCACGCGGACATCCTGGCTGCCGTGGAGACGCGCCTCTCCTTGCTCAACATGACCTTCATGAAGTACGTGGACTCCAACCTGTGCTGCTTCATCCCGGGCAAG GTGATCGACGAGATCTACCGCGTGCTGCGCTACGTGAACTCCACGCGGGCGCCCCAGCGGGCCCACGAGGTCCTGCAGGAGCTCAGGGACATTTCCTCCATGGCCATGGAGTACTTCGACGAGAAGATCGTCCCCATCCTCAAGAAGAAGCTCCCCGGGGCCGACCTCTCCGGACGCCTCATTGGCTCCACCCCAG TGGCAGGCCCCTCCACCTCGCTGACCACCATGTCCCTGCTGGCCAAGAACACGCCGTCGCGCTCGGAGATGACCAAGGTGCAGCAGCAGGTGAAGGTGAACGGGGCGTCCATGACGGCGCTGCGGCGGGAGATGTCGGAGGTGCGGGTCaagcagctggagcagcagaaGCAGCTGCAGGACCAGGAGCAGAAGCTGCTGGAGCAGACGCAGGTCATCGGAGAGCAGAACGTGCGATTGGCCGAGATGGAGCGCAAGCTGCGCGAACTGATGGACAGCgccgtggggggcggggccggcggaggccccgcctcctcctcctcctcctcctcttcctcctccgccaACGCCGTGGTGTCCGctgcgggggcggcggcggcggcagtggGCGCCGACGGCCCCCCCAACAAACGTACAAGGAAGAGCCCGGACTCTCCCCGCCAGTCCAAGCGTCTGCGCAGCAAGAAGTAG
- the polr1c gene encoding DNA-directed RNA polymerases I and III subunit RPAC1, translating to MAAPMSNVEEIRNRVILGEFGVRNVHTTDFPGNYPGYDDTWNQKKFEQNFKIDIIQMDENTLEFDMVGIDAAIANAFRRILLAEVPTMAVEKVFIYNNTSIIQDEILAHRLGLIPIKADPRLFEYRNAGDEEGTEIDTIQLQLKIKCTRNPRATKDSSDPSELYLNHMVYSKDMKWVPIGNQADVFADASIGPVHDDILLAQLRPGQELDIVMHCVKGIGKDHAKFSPVATASYRLLPEVTLLEPVEGEKAERLKRCFSPGVVEVEDCGGKRVAKVVNSRLDTCSREVLRHDDLKNLVKLGRVRDHFIFSVESTGILAPEVLVSEAVKVLMAKCQKFLSELDSAEME from the exons ATGGCGGCACCCATGAGTAACGTGGAAGAAATTCGGAATCGAGTGATTTTGGGCGAATTTGGTGTCAGGAAT gtTCACACCACTGACTTTCCTGGTAATTATCCCGGTTATGATGATACTTGGAACCAGAAGAAATTTGAACAG AATTTCAAAATCGACATAATTCagatggatgaaaataccctggAGTTCGATATGGTGGGGATAGATGCTGCCATAGCCAATGCCTTTCGACGGATATTACTAGCTGAG GTGCCCACCATGGCTGTGGAGAAGGTGTTCATCTACAACAACACTTCAATCATTCAAGATGAGATTCTTGCCCACAGACTGGGATTGATTCCCATTAAAGCTGATCCACGCCTGTTTGAGTACCGAAATGCAG GAGATGAGGAGGGAACAGAAATCGACACGATTCAACTTCAGCTGAAGATCAAGTGCACGAGAAACCCTAGGGCCACTAAAGACTCTTCAGATCCCAGTGAACTGTATCTAAACCATATGG tgTACTCCAAGGACATGAAGTGGGTGCCTATTGGTAATCAAGCTGACGTTTTTGCAGACGCCAGCATTGGTCCTGTCCACGACGATATCCTTCTGGCACAGTTGCGGCCAGGACAGGAGCTGGATATTGTCATGCACTGTGTAAAGGGCATTG GCAAAGATCATGCCAAGTTCTCCCCGGTGGCCACGGCCAGCTACCGGCTGCTCCCGGAGGTCACCCTGCTGGAGCCCGTCGAGGGAGAGAAGGCAGAGAGGCTGAAACGCTGTTTCTCCCCCGGTGTCGTGGAGGTGGAGGACTGTGGGG GGAAGAGGGTTGCCAAAGTCGTGAACAGCCGTTTGGATACCTGCAGTCGTGAGGTCCTTCGGCATGACGACCTCAAGAATTTGGTGAAACTGGGAAGAGTCCGGGACCATTTCATCT TTTCAGTGGAGTCCACTGGGATCCTGGCCCCTGAAGTCTTGGTCAGCGAAGCCGTCAAAGTCCTCATGGCCAAATGTCAGAAATTTCTCAGTGAACTGGACTCTGCAGAGATGGAGTGA